In Mycobacterium stomatepiae, the following are encoded in one genomic region:
- a CDS encoding cysteine peptidase family C39 domain-containing protein: protein MARTPTTKVAAALQVATLICATAATSSITWAAAARATPGPPAPDADHEVGMYGDPAAAAPYWRRQHASDCGEIAAADVVGELTGRQPTERQITAVAENTAGATGSRPIWTPPGNTDIRDLPLLLWHYWVRADNIQTNIVALQQDLAEKRKVIALVNAETIWNRPGNRDVANHFVVVTGIDTKAGVVHLNDSGIDTGRDEQIPIATFERAWAPNRNSAVVTRA from the coding sequence ATGGCTCGTACCCCGACGACAAAGGTCGCCGCGGCCCTGCAGGTTGCCACCCTGATCTGTGCAACCGCCGCGACGTCATCGATCACCTGGGCAGCGGCGGCCCGCGCCACCCCGGGCCCACCCGCACCGGACGCCGATCACGAGGTGGGCATGTACGGCGATCCGGCGGCCGCCGCGCCCTATTGGCGCCGTCAGCACGCATCGGACTGCGGCGAGATCGCAGCCGCCGATGTCGTCGGCGAGCTCACCGGCCGCCAGCCCACCGAGCGACAGATCACCGCCGTGGCCGAAAATACCGCAGGGGCAACGGGTTCCAGACCGATATGGACTCCCCCCGGCAACACCGACATCAGAGACTTACCGTTACTGCTCTGGCACTACTGGGTCAGGGCCGACAACATCCAGACCAATATCGTTGCCCTACAACAGGACCTGGCCGAGAAGCGCAAGGTGATCGCCTTGGTGAACGCCGAGACCATCTGGAACCGTCCCGGCAACCGTGACGTCGCGAACCACTTCGTCGTCGTCACCGGTATCGATACCAAGGCCGGTGTGGTGCATCTCAACGACAGCGGCATCGATACGGGCCGCGACGAGCAGATTCCGATCGCCACCTTCGAGCGGGCGTGGGCACCCAACCGCAACTCCGCGGTCGTGACCCGGGCCTGA